In the Apis mellifera strain DH4 linkage group LG13, Amel_HAv3.1, whole genome shotgun sequence genome, tgaaaatatgttcaaattacataatattttatataaaatattaattaattacaatatattttgtaataaattgttttagttgcaagaaaaattctatagatctttgtatttacaatttatagaaaatacagaaaaattataattattacaatcttaacaaattttaatatatataatgtatataactaaatgtaaattaatattttttctatatgaatatgaattacatttttttgtaaacaaCATGATACATTTATTCTACAGGTTTCAATGTAATAAATCTTGAAAGAATAAATGCAACTAAAAATGTTCCTGCTACAAAACAGGCAACAAAAATATACCATGTTTCTTCATCAAATACATCAGTAAAAGCTGGAACTTGATTATAAAGTGTGTCAATCAGTttcatgttataatttttattatttgaagtaTGACTtgccattttaaaaataaattatttcttatgctgtaaaaattcaatgttttttaaaatttgattaggaagaaaaaaaataaataaccaaattatattattacaaaaaaaaatcacttctttttaatttaatcttcagACGGAGACAAAGATGTGATGTGTTTGTTGTAAAGTTCCAAAAGATTTAAAGATGTCAAGTTTGCACATTTGCATACTATTTTATCACCAGATActaaaagatatgaaaatatcaaatttgtttctaaagagattttttaaaatttaattgtaattttagttattgtatttactttataccatattatttatttttaaaatattatgaaaatataattaagttctgaatataattataaatttttttatatcaaatctttatattaaaaataaaaataatataaattaattaagtatttttaagtaaaaaattattgtaatactCACACAAATTAAACGTAATTACGGGTTCAGATAAATCAGAAACAATGCATGGTTTTACAATGCAACGTGGATTTGTTGCAATAATCTTTGGAGTTGTAATGTGAAACAGAAAATCTctgtaaatacaatatatatagaaatatttattataataaataatatcaaatcattttttaaattcaactttttttttatagttaaatattattattaacataacatgtttcataatgaaaaagtatttaatttattttatatatttgaatattgaacatttttgcattatcttttattttttattctattttcagaaaaaatggCACAATTAAAGCAACAACTCCCACTTCAAATGCCAGATTTAAGTAGTCTTCGTATAACTACAGCTGTTTCTATGCTTGGTAAAGCATATGGATGTGGACAATGTAGTGGTAAGttctttaattaagaatttttttgaataaaaaatgtaataattataaagtgattaaagtattaagtatttatcacatgttaaaaatttaatacaaaaaatatcatatcaatAGTTTAAGaatccaaaatatttatataaatataaagaaaaaaaatttaaataagaaaaaaaaattttaaataaatatcaattaaacaaaaatttgtcttttttttatttaatttttaataattaaaattctataatatacaattcatGTAAAGTATTTCCATTAAACTTGAAGGTAACActgaattttttcatatttttctaattttttgtaaacaacttgatataatgatttgtaaataataaaaaaacttgatttttttaaataaaataatatcgatatttatattcgtactttcaaataaatatgttcatctaaaactttttttaattattcatttatttaaaataaaaataaattatatttattaataaaatttagattcacTTTATAAGATAGAATTACTAATTAGAAtagatttagaagaaaaataacaaaatataaataacttatattaatattttatattcataatattaattcattataaaagcgcattgtaacaaaattagtatcaatcaatatttagaaataattaataaaaaaattagtgaaATACAagcaaaataatagaaataattatgtaaatattttatataattataaatattagaaatttttaattttaaattcaatcatgaaagaaattttttatataaagtcataaaaatgttttagatagatatgttaaaattataaataaaaatatatactttttatataaatataaagtgtaaatatttagatattattctgttaaaaaaatttaaaaaaatcttttaattcaatatattatcaatgatataactataataatattattataacaaatcaaataaatcgttatttttaatagttttataacaTACAGTACAATCGGATATAATACCTTGTgtaattgcatttaaaattcaattataactcaatctttttgaattgtataaaaaataaaaaattatatttcacgtttatgccaattttcaatataaatattcaaagcttacttaattttcatatcataactttcattataataatactaatcactgaaattttctaaaaatactaATGTCGTCTGCTAGTTACTAGAAATTTCATATTGCACATGCGTACAATATTGACGTCATTAAACTAACCAACTTTCTACAATAAGCGTAATCGTtacttattgaaataatatttgtaattataaaaaaaattattatataaaatattttcaaaatgaaacattttaaataaaagataaaaaaataacgcaagttttatattacgaaaataatttaaaatatatcaattaaattaactattaatttatatatatatatatatatatataaaattataatgtaatatttttttaatataaaattaaaataagaaatattatatactatgattaatttttactaaaatatatatataaatagcaaacaaaattttattgtactaACCTTGCTTCCAAGGCTTTATCATGAAAGGgatcgaattttatatcaattgatTTAACTGGTTTTAAAGATAAAGTTCTCAAATGCTTTGCTATTGCACTTATTATTCCTTTTGAACGTGTACGAGTTCCATTGAAAGGGATCGACATTTCGGAAATCGAGCACGCAATCGCATGCAGTACATATCACCAACAGTAGCAATCTAGGGGATATAGTTTGATGCAGTGTAACCAATAtaaccaaaaattatttattattaaactaaaattattataaaaatacggtatattaaaataaaataaaatataacaaattttattattttattatatttgaaacactcaattttttaataattttgaaatattgtaataatgtaatattggaAATGTTACTaacatacattatattattgatgttttataaatttgtcgtatattatatatgtttatataatatttactaatatgttattattcaaaaattgaaaattaaaataatttaaaaaataatgatactaagaattattaattatcgttttattatttatactctgATTGGTCAAGATAAGATCAATCGAAATCAAGTTGGTGGCAGCCATTGCAGGAGGCAGTCTCGTTCGCAGTGTGTATTGTGGAGAAGTGTGTTGTGTGGTCAGTGGGTTttgtgttaaattttttacttatttattagtGGTTATCTGGTCTTTTTCACCGTCAGCTGCAAAAATGTATCCTGTAGGGCAGCGTGAGTATCTTGctgcgattattttttttttataacattttaaaatatttcaaaataggcTTTTATGTATTTCTAAGCAAGAACAGAATTTCAATGCTTGACGAAATCTGATCCTTTGTTTTCATTTGATTACTTTGAAGTAGTCAGAATCCTTTGGATTTATGCATATGCTAATACAATTCTTTCATAGCAATAAGTTGAAGTTTAAgaaatcgaggaaaatttaaaatatgaccTCGAGTGAACCTCGTTCAACAGGCACAATGTGTCGTCACTCTGATCCGTCAATGCACGGATAATGTATGAgcacatatgtatataaatctattactaatgtattttcattacttataatatttttaatatattattttattattatattaaaataaattaaattaaaaatgagaacattcaatatttttatataataatgtaactacttttttttattcttactgtgttattgatatttttgaattttattattaatttatatttatataagatcttCATAAATGATTCTTGTATatctatttgtaatttttattatattttttcttaattgatattatatttttaatttactgaatatgaattatttaatactatatgttataacaaaaaaatcagTGAAAcaatattaagttttttaaatattatattgatactaaaaaataataaataatttctgaatcaatattttttttattatatgttctaaattaaaaattattttataaatatttaaaattataaatatttctattgatatatttaaaaatctttatttatattcttcaattaaatctataaattaaaatacattattttttattaatagtttgtgaaaataataaattttaatagatttttataatataattttgaacatttattaaaattattcttaattcaaaatatattaattttttactaatttaaattattttaaagagaaattatttttataaatttattatatataataatatatataaaatatatatatataaaataaaaaaaatattttaagtaaataatattatttaatatatcaatgattattcaattaataaattagttaaataataaaatattgatattttattctatttaaaaaaggcaagattaaaaaaaagtagaaatttttcaaaattaattgcatttaaactgattaatcatttaaattaattttttttttcttatttaatttagaaaaaaaaagtaagctgatatttacaatttaaaaaaaatagtttatattgctttgtatatatatacaagatatatttaataattcagaaaataatatttaattaagaaaaattataattctattccagatgaaattgaaaaaaaaaatgatgtagaaaaattatacattgttattatattctatcatatgaatataataattgcaatatgtaatttgcatttttataaaaatatgttattcaattttaatattaatatttataaaaaatgcataactaaaatatataattacaatataaatattctttcatatattttttgttttacttttttttatttatattttcatttaaaaattacatattttatagcgaatatttacttatttaattttgtttttttaaagaatatatcttatatatattcttttatattcttctaaaaaagtTCAATCAAGTAAATGTGATAACTAAAGTCACTGAAGATACTAGGTTGCatagaaatgttttaaaaaataaagctcacttataatttagataattaaatataatttcagataattagataacataaaaaaaattatagataattgtttaaatatgttGCATATCTGATGtaataaacaatatcaaaaaatttgtgaaaatatttaaaatgtaatgaaGCACTTTGTGCACTTGtgcatttattaaagaaacgtttaaaattaatctttatcttgaaaagtatttttgaaattgaaataaattttcaatgattttttttacgtattttatatattttattttatcattttatatataaaatgatgcaaagaataaatttataccaaaaaaaaaaataataaatttgcatttatattgatatgtctgtaaaaaaatttatatagtatataatttat is a window encoding:
- the LOC725918 gene encoding 39S ribosomal protein L53, mitochondrial, whose protein sequence is MSIPFNGTRTRSKGIISAIAKHLRTLSLKPVKSIDIKFDPFHDKALEARDFLFHITTPKIIATNPRCIVKPCIVSDLSEPVITFNLLSGDKIVCKCANLTSLNLLELYNKHITSLSPSED